One genomic window of Gallus gallus isolate bGalGal1 chromosome 34, bGalGal1.mat.broiler.GRCg7b, whole genome shotgun sequence includes the following:
- the ATP5B gene encoding ATP synthase subunit beta, mitochondrial precursor has protein sequence MLGLAGRCSAAAASAARPALRRAAGPSHGFLPLLLSRGAGPAAAVGARRDHAAQAAPAAKAGSATGRIVAVIGAVVDVQFDEGLPPILNALEVQGRETRLVLEVAQHLGENTVRTIAMDGTEGLVRGQKVLDSGAPIRIPVGPETLGRIMNVIGEPIDERGPITTKQFAAIHAEAPEFVEMSVEQEILVTGIKVVDLLAPYAKGGKIGLFGGAGVGKTVLIMELINNVAKAHGGYSVFAGVGERTREGNDLYHEMIESGVINLKDATSKVALVYGQMNEPPGARARVALTGLTVAEYFRDQEGQDVLLFIDNIFRFTQAGSEVSALLGRIPSAVGYQPTLATDMGTMQERITTTRKGSITSVQAIYVPADDLTDPAPATTFAHLDATTVLSRAIAELGIYPAVDPLDSTSRIMDPNIVGPEHYDVARGVQKILQDYKSLQDIIAILGMDELSEEDKLTVARARKIQRFLSQPFQVAEVFTGHMGKLVPLKETIKGFKQILAGEYDHLPEQAFYMVGPIEEAVAKAEKLAEEHA, from the exons ATGTTGGGGCTCGCGGGTCGctgctccgccgccgccgcctccgccgcccgcccggcgcTGCGCCGCGCTGCCGGGCCGTCCCATGGCTTTCTGCCGCTGTTACTCAGCCGCGGGgccggcccggccgccgccgTCGGCGCGC GCCGGGACCACGCGGCTCAGGCGGCCCCCGCCGCCAAGGCCGGCTCCGCCACCGGGCGCATCGTGGCCGTGATCGGCGCGGTGGTGGACGTGCAGTTCGATGAGGGGCTGCCGCCCATCCTGAACGCCCTGGAGGTGCAGGGCCGGGAGACGCGCCTGGTGCTGGAGGTGGCCCAGCATTTGG GGGAGAACACGGTGCGCACCATCGCCATGGATGGCACGGAAGGGCTGGTGAGGGGACAGAAGGTGTTGGACTCCGGCGCTCCCATCCGCATCCCCGTCGGCCCCGAGACCTTGGGAAGGATCATGAATGTCATCGGGGAACCCATCGACGAGAGGGGCCCCATCACAACGAAACA GTTTGCTGCTATCCACGCTGAAGCCCCTGAGTTTGTAGAGATGAGCGTCGAGCAGGAGATCCTGGTGACGGGCATCAAGGTGGTGGACCTGCTGGCCCCCTATGCCAAGGGTGGCAAGATTG GTTTGTTTGGAGGCGCTGGCGTCGGCAAGACGGTGCTGATCATGGAACTGATCAACAACGTGGCGAAAGCTCACGGCGGTTATTCGGTGTTCGCCGGTGTGGGGGAGCGAACCCGCGAGGGCAACGATTTGTACCACGAGATGATTGAATCCGGGGTCATCAACCTGAAAGATGCCACCTCCAAG GTCGCTCTGGTCTACGGACAGATGAATGAGCCCCCGGGTGCCCGTGCCAGGGTGGCTCTGACTGGGCTGACGGTGGCAGAGTACTTCAGGGACCAGGAAGGCCAGGACGTGCTGCTCTTCATCGACAACATTTTCCGCTTCACCCAGGCTGGCTCAGAG GTGTCAGCCTTGCTGGGCAGAATCCCCTCCGCCGTGGGCTACCAGCCCACACTGGCCACTGACATGGGCACCATGCAGGAGCGGATCACCACCACACGCAAAGGCTCCATCACTTCGGTGCAG GCCATCTACGTGCCAGCAGATGATCTAACAGACCCTGCCCCTGCCACCACCTTCGCCCATTTGGATGCCACCACGGTGCTGTCCCGTGCCATCGCTGAGCTGGGTATCTACCCTGCCGTGGACCCTCTGGATTCCACCTCCCGAATCATGGACCCCAACATCGTGGGGCCCGAGCACTACGACGTGGCCCGAGGTGTGCAGAAGATCCTTCag GACTACAAGTCCCTGCAGGACATCATCGCCATCCTGGGCATGGATGAGCTGTCTGAGGAGGACAAGCTGACCGTGGCCCGGGCCCGCAAGATCCAGCGCTTTTTGTCACAGCCCTTCCAGGTGGCCGAGGTCTTCACCGGCCACATGGGCAAGCTGGTGCCCCTGAAGGAGACCATCAAGGGCTTCAAGCAGATCCTggcag GTGAATACGACCACCTCCCAGAGCAGGCCTTCTACATGGTGGGGCCCATCGAGGAGGCGGTGGCCAAGGCAGAGAAGCTGGCTGAGGAGCACGCGTGA
- the PTGES3 gene encoding prostaglandin E synthase 3 isoform X1: protein MGPGRRGGAVRCCGPGWGLEGVDGAGGAPGRAGPSAEPYGDGPSGGSAPVEVQRLKSVQTAAPFRRVLFVPNSSQLSRQPASAKWYDRRDYVFIEFCVEDSKDVNVNFEKSKLTFSCLGGSDNFKHLNEIDLFNNIDPNESKHKRTDRSILCCLRKGESGQAWPRLTKERAKLNWLSVDFNNWKDWEDDSDEDMSNFDRFSEMMNNMGGDDDVDLPEVDGADDDSPDSDDEKMPDLE, encoded by the exons ATGGGCCCCGGGCGCCGGGGCGGGGCCGTCCGCTGCTGCGGCCCGGGGTGGGGCCTGGAGGGGGTggacggggcggggggggctccgggccgggccgggccgagtGCTGAGCCCTACGGGGATGGGCCGTCGGGGGGCTCGGCTCCCGTAGAAGTGCAGCGATTGAAGTCAGTGCAAACAGCAGCGCCGTTCCGACGGGTTTTATTTGTCCCGAACTCTTCTCAGCTCTCGAGGCAG cctgcttCTGCAAAGTGGTACGACCGAAGGGATTACGTCTTCATCGAGTTCTGTGTCGAAGACAGTAAAGATGTTAATGTAAATTTTGAAAAGTCCAAACTTACATTCAG ttGTCTTGGAGGAAGTGATAACTTTAAACATTTAAACGAAATCGACCTTTTTAATAATATTGATCCAAAT gaATCAAAGCATAAAAGAACAGACAGATCTATCTTGTGTTGTTTACGAAAAGGAGAATCTGGTCAGGCATGGCCAAGGTTAACAAAAGAGAGGGCAAAG CTCAACTGGCTCAGCGTGGATTTCAACAACTGGAAAGACTGGGAAGATGATTCAGATGAAGATATGTCCAATTTTGATCGCTTTTCTGAG ATGATGAACAACATGGGTGGAGATGACGATGTAGACTTACCAGAAGTAGATGGGGCAGATGAT gACTCACCAGACAGTGATGATGAGA AAATGCCAGATCTGGAGTAA
- the PTGES3 gene encoding prostaglandin E synthase 3, which translates to MQPASAKWYDRRDYVFIEFCVEDSKDVNVNFEKSKLTFSCLGGSDNFKHLNEIDLFNNIDPNESKHKRTDRSILCCLRKGESGQAWPRLTKERAKLNWLSVDFNNWKDWEDDSDEDMSNFDRFSEMMNNMGGDDDVDLPEVDGADDDSPDSDDEKMPDLE; encoded by the exons AT gcagcctgcttCTGCAAAGTGGTACGACCGAAGGGATTACGTCTTCATCGAGTTCTGTGTCGAAGACAGTAAAGATGTTAATGTAAATTTTGAAAAGTCCAAACTTACATTCAG ttGTCTTGGAGGAAGTGATAACTTTAAACATTTAAACGAAATCGACCTTTTTAATAATATTGATCCAAAT gaATCAAAGCATAAAAGAACAGACAGATCTATCTTGTGTTGTTTACGAAAAGGAGAATCTGGTCAGGCATGGCCAAGGTTAACAAAAGAGAGGGCAAAG CTCAACTGGCTCAGCGTGGATTTCAACAACTGGAAAGACTGGGAAGATGATTCAGATGAAGATATGTCCAATTTTGATCGCTTTTCTGAG ATGATGAACAACATGGGTGGAGATGACGATGTAGACTTACCAGAAGTAGATGGGGCAGATGAT gACTCACCAGACAGTGATGATGAGA AAATGCCAGATCTGGAGTAA
- the PTGES3 gene encoding prostaglandin E synthase 3 isoform X2, whose translation MGSGSVWVWGEPPALLTRVGSERSTTDSGGDSCIAAALKWQPASAKWYDRRDYVFIEFCVEDSKDVNVNFEKSKLTFSCLGGSDNFKHLNEIDLFNNIDPNESKHKRTDRSILCCLRKGESGQAWPRLTKERAKLNWLSVDFNNWKDWEDDSDEDMSNFDRFSEMMNNMGGDDDVDLPEVDGADDDSPDSDDEKMPDLE comes from the exons ATGGGTTCTGGGTCTGTGTGGGTGTGGGGGGAACCACCTGCACTGCTCACCAGGGTCGGCTCAGAGCGATCCACCACAGATTCTGGTGGTGATTCCTGCATAGCTGCTGCACTCAAATG gcagcctgcttCTGCAAAGTGGTACGACCGAAGGGATTACGTCTTCATCGAGTTCTGTGTCGAAGACAGTAAAGATGTTAATGTAAATTTTGAAAAGTCCAAACTTACATTCAG ttGTCTTGGAGGAAGTGATAACTTTAAACATTTAAACGAAATCGACCTTTTTAATAATATTGATCCAAAT gaATCAAAGCATAAAAGAACAGACAGATCTATCTTGTGTTGTTTACGAAAAGGAGAATCTGGTCAGGCATGGCCAAGGTTAACAAAAGAGAGGGCAAAG CTCAACTGGCTCAGCGTGGATTTCAACAACTGGAAAGACTGGGAAGATGATTCAGATGAAGATATGTCCAATTTTGATCGCTTTTCTGAG ATGATGAACAACATGGGTGGAGATGACGATGTAGACTTACCAGAAGTAGATGGGGCAGATGAT gACTCACCAGACAGTGATGATGAGA AAATGCCAGATCTGGAGTAA
- the NACA gene encoding nascent polypeptide-associated complex subunit alpha, with product MPGEATETVPATEQELPQPQAETGSGTESDSDESVPELEEHDSTQATTQQAQLAAAAEIDEEPVSKAKQSRSEKKARKAMSKLGLRQVTGVTRVTIRKSKNILFVITKPDVYKSPASDTYIVFGEAKIEDLSQQAQLAAAEKFKVQGEAVSNIQENTQTPTVQEESEEEEVDETGVEVKDIELVMSQANVSRAKAVRALKNNSNDIVNAIMELTM from the exons ATGCCTGGCGAAGCTACAGAAACCGTCCCGGccacagagcaggagctgccccagccACAGGCCGAGACAG GGTCCGGAACAGAGTCTGACAGCGATGAGTCTGTACCAGAGCTCGAAGAGCACGACTCCACACAGGCCACGACACAGCAGGCACAG cttgcagcagcagctgaaatagATGAAGAACCCGttagcaaagcaaaacagagccGGAGTGAAAAGAAAGCACGGAAG GCAATGTCTAAACTCGGCCTCCGCCAGGTCACAGGAGTAACCAGAGTCACCATCCGCAAATCTAAGAACATCCTCTTCGTCATCACAAAACCAGATGTGTACAAGAGCCCAGCATCAGACACCTATATAGTCTTTGGAGAAGCAAAG aTCGAAGACTTGTCCCAGCAGGCTCAGCTGGCAGCTGCCGAAAAGTTCAAAGTGCAAGGAGAAGCTGTCTCAAACATCCAAGAAAACACACAGACCCCCACCGTGCAGGAGGAGAGCGAGGAAGAAGAG GTTGACGAAACCGGCGTGGAGGTGAAAGACATCGAGCTGGTCATGTCCCAGGCCAACGTGTCCCGAGCGAAGGCAGTCCGTGCCCTGAAGAACAACAGCAACGATATCGTCAACGCCATCATg GAGCTGACGATGTAG
- the PRIM1 gene encoding DNA primase small subunit — MAPFEPAALPELLPVFYRRLFPHGAYGRWLGYGGVEKNYFQLREFSFTLRDDVYVRFQSFGSPQELEKELQRTNPYKIDIGAVYSHRPNQHNTVHLGAFQPVEKELVFDIDMTDYDDVRTCCSSADICSKCWTLMTIAVRVIDRALVEDLGMKHRLWVYSGRRGVHCWVCDDAVRKWSPALRAAAVEYLSLVKGGAETVKKVNLSEPVHPFIRRSVSVVEKYFEAYALQGQDILGSPERWDKVLALVPEEHRELLQSEFPKKRDSVQRWELLKGRMERTRRLASSGKGTACYADWEVMLQYCFPRLDINVSKGIGHLLKSPFSVHPKTGRISVPLDVQRLDDFDPFAVPTISSLCQELDAAGDDTEQEDGEETEPKRRMRDYRRTQLAPYVKAFEQFVEEMERGRRVERLRRSDLQGEF, encoded by the exons ATGGCGCCGTTCGAACCGGCGGCGCTGCCGGAGCTGCTCCCGGTGTTCTACCGCCGGCTCTTCCCGCACGGCGCCTACGGCCGCTGGCTCGGCTACGGCGGCG TGGAGAAGAACTACTTCCAGCTGCGGGAGTTCTCCTTCACGCTGCGGGACGACGTGTACGTGCGGTTCCAGTCGTTCGGCAGCCcgcaggagctggagaaggagctgcagaggacCAACCCCTACAAGATCGACATCGGGGCCGTATATTCGCACCGc CCCAACCAGCACAACACGGTGCACCTCGGAGCGTTCCAACCCGTGGAGAAGGAGTTGGTGTTCGACATCGACATGACCGACTACGACGACGTCCGGACGTGCTGCAG CTCGGCTGACATCTGCTCCAAGTGTTGGACTCTGATGACCATCGCAGTGCGTGTGATTGACCGCGCGCTCGTGG aggACCTGGGCATGAAGCACCGCCTGTGGGTGTACTCAGGACGGAGAGGTGTCCACTGCTGGGTCTGCGACGACGCCGTACGTAAATGGTCCCCAGCGCTGCGTGCGGCTGCTGTGGAGTACCTGAGCCTGGTCAAG GGTGGAGCTGAGACGGTGAAGAAGGTGAACCTGTCGGAGCCCGTGCACCCCTTCATCAG GCGGTCGGTGAGTGTGGTGGAGAAGTACTTTGAGGCGTACGCACTGCAGGGTCAGGACATCCTGGGCAGCCCCGAGCGCTGGGACAAAGTGCTAGCCCTGGTCCCAGAGG AGCACCgtgagctgctgcagagtgAGTTCCCCAAGAAGCGCGACTCAGTGCagcgctgggagctgctgaaggGCCGCATGGAGAGGACGCGG CGGTTGGCGAGCAGTGGGAAGGGCACGGCCTGCTATGCAGACTGGGAGGTCATGCTGCAGTACTGCTTCCCACGGCTCGACATCAACGTCAGCAAAGGCATCGGGCACCTCCTGAAGAGCCCCTTCAGCGTCCACCCCAAAACAG GCCGCATCTCAGTGCCGCTGGACGTGCAGAGGTTGGATGACTTCGACCCATTTGCGGTGCCCACCATCAG CTCgctgtgccaggagctggacGCAGCCGGCGACGACACAGAGCAGGAGGACGGCGAGGAGACGGAGCCGAAGCGGCGCATGCGgg ACTACCGTCGGACGCAGCTGGCTCCGTACGTGAAGGCCTTCGAGCAGTTCGTGGAGGAGATGGAGCGCGGGCGGCGCGTGGAGCGGCTGCGGAGGAGCG ACCTGCAGGGAGAGTTCTGA
- the RDH16 gene encoding retinol dehydrogenase 16 — translation MWLWLLALLGLWLLRRWHRERQTVPGLEEKFVLITGCDSGFGDLLARQLDARGLRVLAGCLTESGAARLRETASSRLQTVLLDVTSSSSIAAAAAWVQERVGERGLWGLVNNAGIAVPTAPNEWLKKEDFVAVLNVNLVGLIEVTLSLLPLVKRARGRVVNVASVMGRLSIFGGGYCPSKFGVEAFSDSLRLEMQHFGVKVSIIEPGYFKTGITNAAALERTLISTWERLSKETKASYGDKYLQDFLASMREMQKKCNPNLSLVTDCMEHALTRCYPRCRYAAGWDAKLLYIPLSYMPSAITDAFFTWLSPKPAQRA, via the exons atgtggctgtggctgctggcgctgctggggctgtggctgctgcgGCGTTGGCACCGCGAGCGGCAGACGGTGCCCGGCCTGGAGGAGAAGTTTGTGCTGATCACGGGCTGCGATTCGGGCTTCGGCGACCTGCTGGCACGGCAGCTGGACGCGCGGGGGCTGCGGGTGCTGGCGGGCTGCCTGACCGAGTCGGGGGCCGCACGGCTGCGGGAGACCGCCTCGTCGCGCCTGCAGACCGTCCTGCTGGACgtcacctccagcagcagcatcgccgccgccgccgcgtgGGTGCAGGAGCGCGTGGGGGAGCGAG ggctgtgggggttGGTGAACAACGCCGGCATCGCCGTCCCCACCGCCCCCAACGAGTGGCTGAAGAAGGAGGACTTCGTGGCGGTGCTGAACGTCAACCTGGTGGGGCTGATCGAGGTGACGCTCAGCCTCCTGCCGCTGGTGAagcgggcgcggggccgcgtgGTCAACGTGGCCAGCGTGATGGGCCGGCTCTCCATCTTCGGGGGGGGGTACTGCCCCTCCAAGTTCGGTGTGGAGGCCTTCTCCGACAGCCTGCG GCTTGAGATGCAGCACTTTGGGGTGAAGGTGAGCATCATCGAGCCGGGCTACTTCAAGACGGGCATCACCAACGCCGCAGCCCTGGAGAGGACCTTAATCAGCACCTGGGAGAGGCTGTCCAAAGAAACCAAAGCGAGTTATGGGGACAAATACCTGCAGGACT tCCTGGCATCCATGCGggagatgcagaagaaatgcaacCCCAACCTCTCGCTGGTGACCGACTGCATGGAGCACGCACTGACCAGATGCTACCCGCGCTGCCGCTATGCAGCCGGCTGGGATGCCAAGCTGCTCTACATCCCGCTCAGCTACATGCCCTCTGCCATCACCGACGCCTTCTTCACCTGGCTCTCCCCCAAACCTGCCCAGAGAGCGTGA
- the LOC100859726 gene encoding retinol dehydrogenase 16-like, which yields MWLWLLALLGLWLLRRWHRERQTVPGLEEKFVLITGCDSGFGDLLARQLDARGLRVLAGCLTESGAARLRETASSRLQTVLLDVTSSSSIAAAAAWVQERVGERGLWGLVNNAGIAVPAAPNEWLRKEDFVAVLNVNLVGLIEVTLSLLPLVKRARGRVVNVASVMGRLSIFGGGYCPSKFGVEAFSDNLRLEMQHFGVKVSIIEPGYFKTGITNAAALERTLISTWERLSKETKASYGDKYLQDFLASMREMQKKCNPNLSLVTDCMEHALTRCYPRCRYAAGWDAKLLYIPLSYMPSAITDAFFTWLSPKPAQRA from the exons atgtggctgtggctgctggcgctgctggggctgtggctgctgcgGCGTTGGCACCGCGAGCGGCAGACGGTGCCCGGCCTGGAGGAGAAGTTTGTGCTGATCACGGGCTGCGATTCGGGCTTCGGCGACCTGCTGGCACGGCAGCTGGACGCGCGGGGGCTGCGGGTGCTGGCGGGCTGCCTGACCGAGTCGGGGGCCGCACGGCTGCGGGAGACCGCCTCGTCGCGCCTGCAGACCGTCCTGCTGGACgtcacctccagcagcagcatcgccgccgccgccgcgtgGGTGCAGGAGCGCGTGGGGGAGCGAG ggctgtgggggttGGTGAACAACGCCGGCATCGCCGTCCCCGCCGCCCCCAACGAGTGGCTGAGGAAGGAGGACTTCGTGGCGGTGCTGAACGTCAACCTGGTGGGGCTGATCGAGGTGACGCTCAGCCTCCTGCCGCTGGTGAagcgggcgcggggccgcgtgGTCAACGTGGCCAGCGTGATGGGCCGGCTCTCCATCTTCGGGGGGGGGTACTGCCCCTCCAAGTTCGGTGTGGAGGCCTTCTCCGACAACCTGCG GCTTGAGATGCAGCACTTTGGGGTGAAGGTGAGCATCATCGAGCCGGGCTACTTCAAGACGGGCATCACCAACGCCGCAGCCCTGGAGAGGACCTTAATCAGCACCTGGGAGAGGCTGTCCAAAGAAACCAAAGCGAGTTATGGGGACAAATACCTGCAGGACT tCCTGGCATCCATGCGggagatgcagaagaaatgcaacCCCAACCTCTCGCTGGTGACGGACTGCATGGAGCACGCACTGACCAGATGCTACCCGCGCTGCCGCTATGCAGCCGGCTGGGATGCCAAGCTGCTCTACATCCCGCTCAGCTACATGCCCTCTGCCATCACCGACGCCTTCTTCACCTGGCTCTCCCCCAAACCTGCCCAGAGAGCGTGA